TCTCGGCGAACGTCTTGCCGCGGTGTTTGCCGAGGTTCTCGCGGATACGGTCGTAGACGACGACGGTGTCGTTCATCGAATAGCCGACGATGGTGAGCACCGCCGCGACCGTGGACAGCGTGACCTCTTTCTTGAAGAGGATGAACACGCCGATGACGACGACCGCGTCGTGGAGGCACGCGATGACGACGCCGGGGGCGAAGCGGAGGTCGAAGCGGAACGCGAGGTAGACCATGATCGCGAGGATCGCGAGGGCCACCGAGTTCCGCGCGCTGTCGCGGAGCTGCTTTCCGGCCTTGGGGCCGACCCACTCCACGCGGAGCGCCTTCTCGGGGACGACCTCTTTGCCGAGGTGCTGCGAGAGGACGTCGAGGAGCTGATCGCCGCGCGACTGGAGCTGGAGCTCGACGCGGTGATCACGGGCGCTGATGACCTGGGGCGCCGCGCCCTTGCGGAGCACGACCGACGGGACCTTCGCGATCTGCTCGCTGATCTTCGCCATGTCGGGCTCGGCGTCGTAGCGGAGCGTGATCTTGTCGCCGCCTTGGCTGAACTTCACCTCGGTGGCGCGAGCGTTCACGGGGCACGCCTTCTCGTCGCCGCCGGGGGCGCTGCCGTCGTTCGAGAAGCACAAGGCCTTGCGGACCTCGTCCTTCATGGTGTCGGTGACGGCGGTCACCTCTTGCACGCGAATGAGGTAGTGGCGATCGGGCGCGCTGCCCGAAGCGACCTTGACGACGTCCGGGTCGGAGAACTGACCACC
The DNA window shown above is from Myxococcales bacterium and carries:
- the secF gene encoding protein translocase subunit SecF → MEFFKPGRTFDFMRLAWRFWIPLSVVLMVGSIVLMIYPGPNYGTDFRGGTEIEVAFLKTVEQGQIREAVTKGGQFSDPDVVKVASGSAPDRHYLIRVQEVTAVTDTMKDEVRKALCFSNDGSAPGGDEKACPVNARATEVKFSQGGDKITLRYDAEPDMAKISEQIAKVPSVVLRKGAAPQVISARDHRVELQLQSRGDQLLDVLSQHLGKEVVPEKALRVEWVGPKAGKQLRDSARNSVALAILAIMVYLAFRFDLRFAPGVVIACLHDAVVVIGVFILFKKEVTLSTVAAVLTIVGYSMNDTVVVYDRIRENLGKHRGKTFAEIINLSASETLSRTLLTSGATMLSVLGFFIWGTGVIKDFAFAMVVGIVAGTYSSIYVAAPLTEYIDRKLKERAGLPVKKKGVIQSARAGA